A part of Chanodichthys erythropterus isolate Z2021 chromosome 4, ASM2448905v1, whole genome shotgun sequence genomic DNA contains:
- the max gene encoding protein max isoform X1, whose product MSDNDDIEVDSDADKRAHHNALERKRRDHIKDSFHSLRDSVPALQGEKQSIKQASRAQILDKATEYIQYMRRKNHTHQQDIDDLKRQNALLEQQVRALEKVKGTTQLQANYSSSDSSLYTNPKGSAVSAFDGGSDSSSESEPEEQRSRKKHRGEDS is encoded by the exons GCAGACAAACGGGCACATCACAATGCGCTGGAGCGCAAACGTAGGGACCACATCAAAGACAGCTTTCACAGCCTTCGGGATTCCGTTCCCGCCTTGCAAGGGGAAAAG CAATCTATCAAACAGGCATCCCGAGCTCAAATCCTAGACAAAGCCACAGAGTACATCCAGTACATGCGACGGAAAAACCACACACACCAGCAGGACATCGATGACCTGAAGAGGCAGAATGCCCTGCTGGAACAACAAG TGCGGGCACTGGAGAAAGTCAAGGGGACCACGCAGCTTCAGGCCAACTACTCCTCTTCAGACAGCAGCCTGTACACCAACCCCAAGGGCAGCGCTGTATCAGCCTTCGACGGTGGTTCCGACTCGAGCTCGGAGTCTGAGCCGGAAGAACAGCGTTCCCGGAAGAAGCACCGCGGGGAGGATAGCTAA
- the max gene encoding protein max isoform X2, which produces MSDNDDIEVDSDADKRAHHNALERKRRDHIKDSFHSLRDSVPALQGEKASRAQILDKATEYIQYMRRKNHTHQQDIDDLKRQNALLEQQVRALEKVKGTTQLQANYSSSDSSLYTNPKGSAVSAFDGGSDSSSESEPEEQRSRKKHRGEDS; this is translated from the exons GCAGACAAACGGGCACATCACAATGCGCTGGAGCGCAAACGTAGGGACCACATCAAAGACAGCTTTCACAGCCTTCGGGATTCCGTTCCCGCCTTGCAAGGGGAAAAG GCATCCCGAGCTCAAATCCTAGACAAAGCCACAGAGTACATCCAGTACATGCGACGGAAAAACCACACACACCAGCAGGACATCGATGACCTGAAGAGGCAGAATGCCCTGCTGGAACAACAAG TGCGGGCACTGGAGAAAGTCAAGGGGACCACGCAGCTTCAGGCCAACTACTCCTCTTCAGACAGCAGCCTGTACACCAACCCCAAGGGCAGCGCTGTATCAGCCTTCGACGGTGGTTCCGACTCGAGCTCGGAGTCTGAGCCGGAAGAACAGCGTTCCCGGAAGAAGCACCGCGGGGAGGATAGCTAA